In the Chryseobacterium sp. MYb264 genome, one interval contains:
- a CDS encoding ATP-dependent Clp protease ATP-binding subunit — protein MGVLVTNETVKQLFHIAQSIARENYNATYGGPHILRALMHKDIGLNEFLKSIDKDPGYFYEWADVRIEDYPKTTHLPDEVGEDEVVDTLMEEADDIRLKLGLDEITPICVLTAIVKPQVAFSLQQLKSLPLREHEIFNLYRKDTPYEISDNGEFSSIFSNGSEYSDNSFPSIKNYCVDRTAQARKGDLENIIGRDKELRMLVEILCRRSKPNVIIIGEPGVGKTALVEGFAIEITKGNVPEMLKNGTLLELDTGALLAGTSYKGEIEDRLKKVINECKKIEKAILFIDEIHTLLDPKGSIGNVANLLKPELARGEITVIGATTQEEYRKIIEPEQAFNRRFEVLTVNEPDEKTCVKMIDVLLDGYKKHHGIEVEKAALPECVRLAKRYAKGKKLPDAAIDLLDRTMAAIKMLDELSEKELESWKVTYEALQTEEYLDEKDKADELIWNYNLLRDKISPILWGSLSEQPQIDNSMPVDAIQKIIEDTYAELLQHAAVKREKVDRLELAAVMAAKTNIPIGKIQAQEKEKLLNMEGLLMNRVVGQDHALKILSDAIVENRSGLNKPGQPIGSFFLLGPTGTGKTELAKSMAELLFNDEKAMVRFDMSEFKEEHSAALLYGAPPGYVGYEEGGMLVNKIRQQPYTVVLFDEIEKAHHSVFDVFLQIMDEGKVHDKLGKEGDFSNALILFTSNIGSEEIVKQFEEGKIPESKSLMQIMSNSGRFRPEFLARITEIIPFAPITESIAERIFNIQLKSLHNSLTRLGMSLKISDEAVKNLALGGFSSKYGARQISGVIRSQLARPISKMIVREEVKSGQTIHVDWNSEEEKLSWKVE, from the coding sequence ATGGGAGTACTGGTAACCAACGAAACGGTAAAACAATTATTTCATATCGCACAGTCGATTGCAAGGGAAAATTACAATGCTACTTATGGGGGGCCTCATATTTTACGGGCGCTCATGCATAAAGATATCGGACTTAATGAGTTCTTAAAAAGTATCGATAAAGATCCCGGATATTTTTATGAATGGGCAGACGTGCGAATTGAGGATTACCCGAAAACAACGCACCTTCCGGATGAAGTAGGCGAAGATGAAGTGGTAGATACACTTATGGAAGAAGCGGATGATATTCGTTTAAAATTAGGTTTAGACGAAATTACTCCTATTTGTGTTTTAACGGCCATTGTAAAACCGCAGGTGGCTTTTTCTTTACAACAACTTAAATCTTTACCTCTTAGAGAGCATGAGATTTTCAATTTATATAGAAAAGATACTCCGTACGAAATTTCGGATAACGGAGAATTTTCTTCAATTTTTTCAAACGGCTCAGAGTATTCTGATAATTCTTTTCCTTCCATTAAAAATTATTGTGTAGACAGAACGGCTCAGGCAAGAAAAGGTGATCTGGAAAACATTATCGGAAGAGATAAAGAATTAAGAATGCTGGTAGAAATTCTTTGCCGAAGAAGTAAACCGAACGTAATTATTATCGGAGAACCTGGGGTTGGAAAAACGGCTTTGGTGGAAGGTTTTGCCATCGAAATTACCAAAGGAAATGTTCCTGAAATGTTAAAAAATGGAACATTGTTGGAATTGGACACGGGAGCCTTACTAGCCGGAACTTCTTATAAAGGCGAAATTGAAGACCGTCTTAAAAAAGTAATCAATGAATGTAAAAAGATTGAAAAAGCAATTCTTTTCATTGATGAAATTCACACACTTTTAGATCCAAAAGGAAGCATCGGAAATGTTGCGAATTTGCTTAAACCTGAATTGGCACGTGGTGAAATCACGGTAATCGGAGCGACCACTCAGGAAGAATACCGAAAAATTATCGAGCCGGAACAAGCTTTCAACCGTCGTTTTGAAGTTTTAACAGTCAACGAACCGGATGAAAAAACGTGTGTGAAAATGATCGACGTTTTATTAGACGGTTACAAAAAACATCACGGAATTGAGGTTGAAAAAGCAGCACTTCCGGAATGTGTCCGTTTAGCCAAAAGATATGCGAAAGGTAAAAAATTACCGGATGCAGCTATTGATTTGTTAGACAGAACGATGGCAGCCATCAAAATGTTGGATGAGCTTTCAGAAAAAGAACTGGAAAGCTGGAAAGTAACTTACGAAGCGTTGCAGACTGAAGAATATTTAGATGAAAAAGATAAAGCAGACGAGCTGATCTGGAATTATAATTTATTGAGAGATAAAATCAGTCCGATTTTGTGGGGTTCTTTGAGTGAGCAGCCGCAGATTGACAATTCAATGCCTGTTGATGCGATCCAGAAAATTATTGAAGATACTTACGCAGAACTTTTACAGCATGCAGCGGTAAAGAGAGAAAAGGTTGATCGTTTGGAATTGGCGGCTGTAATGGCGGCAAAAACAAACATTCCGATTGGGAAAATTCAGGCTCAGGAAAAAGAGAAGTTACTGAACATGGAAGGTCTTTTGATGAACAGAGTTGTTGGTCAGGATCATGCCTTAAAAATTCTTTCTGATGCTATTGTTGAAAACCGAAGCGGATTAAACAAACCAGGTCAGCCAATTGGTTCGTTCTTCCTTCTTGGTCCGACAGGAACAGGAAAAACTGAGCTCGCAAAATCGATGGCAGAATTGCTTTTCAACGATGAAAAAGCAATGGTTCGTTTTGATATGTCTGAGTTTAAAGAAGAACATTCAGCGGCACTTTTATATGGTGCGCCTCCGGGATATGTCGGTTATGAGGAAGGTGGTATGTTGGTGAATAAAATCCGTCAACAGCCTTACACTGTGGTTTTATTTGATGAAATTGAAAAAGCTCACCACTCAGTTTTTGATGTCTTTTTACAGATTATGGACGAAGGAAAAGTCCATGATAAGCTTGGAAAAGAAGGAGATTTTAGCAATGCTTTAATTTTATTTACTTCAAATATCGGAAGTGAGGAAATTGTAAAGCAGTTTGAAGAAGGTAAAATTCCGGAATCGAAATCTTTAATGCAAATCATGTCGAATTCAGGACGTTTCAGACCGGAATTTTTGGCAAGAATCACAGAAATTATTCCTTTTGCACCAATCACTGAATCTATTGCGGAGAGAATTTTTAATATTCAATTAAAATCACTTCATAATTCTTTAACGAGATTAGGAATGAGCTTAAAAATCTCCGATGAAGCGGTAAAAAACCTGGCATTAGGGGGATTCAGCAGCAAATATGGAGCGAGACAGATTTCCGGAGTAATACGATCTCAATTGGCAAGACCAATTTCAAAAATGATCGTAAGAGAAGAAGTAAAATCCGGACAGACAATTCATGTAGACTGGAATTCTGAAGAGGAAAAACTGAGCTGGAAAGTAGAGTAA
- a CDS encoding DUF4280 domain-containing protein yields the protein MSDQSSPHDGKHFVVQKGKAQCDKGDQFPQYKVTVHEHHYWNDAEGSADYLAVTEDDLQFNPQGPSFGKCLLKPTPGGYLPCAYAPAGKWQKTYDKVKVMGKKIVTEVSELQCTTGGKITIKDHGQRGEMSKKNVKNADSKTVQNINPLVKMDDFKETVLESEIDAY from the coding sequence ATGTCAGATCAATCATCACCTCATGACGGCAAACACTTTGTCGTGCAAAAAGGTAAGGCTCAGTGCGATAAAGGTGATCAGTTTCCTCAGTATAAAGTAACTGTTCACGAGCATCATTACTGGAATGATGCTGAAGGCAGTGCAGATTATCTTGCCGTTACAGAAGACGATTTACAGTTCAATCCTCAAGGTCCGAGTTTCGGAAAATGTTTACTGAAACCTACTCCGGGCGGTTATTTGCCGTGTGCTTATGCTCCTGCGGGAAAATGGCAGAAAACCTATGATAAAGTGAAGGTAATGGGTAAAAAGATCGTTACCGAAGTTTCTGAACTGCAATGTACAACAGGCGGTAAAATTACCATAAAAGACCACGGCCAACGTGGAGAAATGAGCAAGAAGAATGTAAAAAATGCAGACAGTAAAACGGTGCAGAACATTAATCCGCTTGTAAAAATGGATGATTTTAAGGAAACTGTTTTAGAAAGTGAAATAGATGCTTATTAA
- a CDS encoding PKD domain-containing protein has product MNYFQKNKKNIIIGVIATLLIAALVALWLQKKVIHSADDIVGVVYPSSVAVGDTLSFEDKTKFAKFKKWDFGDGATSDKSKGFHFYNKPGYYQVTLIIDNKYSKSFPVLVSARGIPKPKDSVKSATTIDAQTQAMQFENVQFRAISNAKQFTWKFGETGNIDSKEKLAIYSYKKPGDYTVTLYTDENAEPILHHIKILQAYNPLDDEEVTVEDSYAKIDDDFKYHLQQIANGNSFNSHYNYLLQKYLCNNENTVVKVNDSKQNNFYMYCAGLQFDKNNVIQTVKVNFDDTQKCVTKVEINQSK; this is encoded by the coding sequence ATGAATTATTTTCAGAAGAACAAAAAGAACATTATTATTGGTGTTATTGCAACCCTGCTTATCGCTGCTCTGGTGGCTTTGTGGCTGCAGAAAAAGGTTATCCATTCTGCGGATGACATTGTAGGGGTTGTCTATCCATCATCAGTCGCGGTAGGAGATACGCTTTCCTTTGAAGATAAGACTAAATTTGCAAAATTCAAGAAATGGGATTTTGGAGATGGTGCCACTTCCGATAAGAGCAAGGGATTTCACTTTTATAATAAGCCGGGCTATTATCAGGTCACTTTGATTATTGATAATAAATATTCCAAGTCTTTTCCGGTTTTAGTTTCCGCAAGAGGGATTCCGAAACCTAAAGACAGCGTAAAGTCTGCCACGACCATTGATGCACAAACGCAGGCTATGCAGTTTGAGAACGTACAGTTCCGTGCTATTTCCAATGCTAAACAATTTACATGGAAATTCGGAGAAACTGGTAATATCGACTCTAAAGAGAAATTGGCTATCTATTCTTATAAAAAGCCGGGAGATTATACGGTAACTTTATATACGGATGAGAATGCAGAACCTATTCTGCATCACATAAAAATCCTTCAGGCCTATAATCCATTGGATGATGAAGAAGTAACGGTAGAGGATTCTTATGCTAAAATTGATGATGATTTTAAATATCATCTTCAGCAGATCGCCAACGGAAACAGTTTTAACAGCCATTATAATTATTTACTTCAGAAATATCTGTGTAATAACGAAAATACGGTTGTAAAAGTAAATGACAGCAAGCAGAATAATTTTTATATGTACTGTGCCGGGCTTCAGTTTGATAAAAATAATGTCATCCAGACCGTAAAAGTAAATTTTGACGATACTCAGAAATGCGTAACCAAAGTAGAAATCAACCAAAGTAAATAA
- the tssR gene encoding type VI secretion system protein TssR domain-containing protein — translation MKNKFPLAAYYIGVSVVLAGCQVKLPSKRTPEPSKYGQIDNSSVINGYPKKSVPWIAVSDRSRNTAYIDKNDEKSYKEVKFLEPLMVLKQRDGMVKVAEYIPDALMKKVSTKQIKTYGWIPESDLLLWSNSLKNEKTGFPVRVAVVPSNSDVIRSAERYYKNDSIMVFNSPSLIEQANVKIPNGQIVYVYKQAENNKRFLVGRKPNIDIDSIHSSLYGWVSSNVISAWGERSAVKMKNTTGVKESALGIHEGAPGMPDSENKTAVLLTDVNKRTPLENIFPVTLALNEKEIPDSKTKYFTNILDYSKNYVFNVLGEPIYFDRYREITEKDKHINIVFTLDISAPNAPYAPIVKSLLQDLQLRFEKPSYFNQVKYGVVLYKNNSCGDNVAVSPLNSDYSKITTFIDQKTNEMNCPSNNGYQPVNEGLMAAGNLLSNFPDETNIVIGVGTSANQSGNMYGVINSLTQAQARLIMFQTSARSSDTYNDFVLMAENVVTNTAKNIAELKKQKIINQNDVLTKNNFSLKEGETGFFSLDYPKQSMSQGFVIFPKKGDIATPGFLKKSVDSLIAQVTLDNSTIDKSLNDYFHSSVGAGKTDVDIKYKYLYPGLTNPVPAGIAAQLINYGSPFLVKGYIPKDLKEYKPGLEKGILISETEYDNLKAFYTEVYENTGAGRTDFSQSRAIREYIKLLKKYNPTLKFMDKGELYKQPMAYTVGVSTGFDNSEEELMAKYNLKGWKKSDIITNETVKTYFASYKNLAERMLTHRNDPAVKIKQNGQEFYWLNEYFMPTMMPVEAPEYTKH, via the coding sequence ATGAAAAATAAATTTCCTCTAGCAGCATATTATATAGGAGTTTCAGTCGTATTAGCAGGCTGTCAGGTAAAATTACCGTCGAAAAGAACTCCGGAGCCCTCGAAATATGGGCAAATAGATAACTCTTCAGTCATTAACGGATACCCAAAAAAATCAGTGCCCTGGATTGCTGTCTCAGACCGGTCCCGTAATACGGCTTATATCGATAAAAACGACGAAAAATCGTATAAGGAAGTGAAGTTTCTGGAACCTTTAATGGTTTTGAAACAAAGGGACGGAATGGTGAAGGTGGCAGAATATATCCCTGATGCATTAATGAAAAAGGTCTCCACGAAACAGATAAAAACCTATGGCTGGATCCCCGAATCCGATCTTCTTCTTTGGAGCAATTCTCTGAAAAATGAGAAAACAGGCTTTCCGGTGAGGGTAGCTGTCGTTCCCAGCAACAGCGATGTGATCCGAAGTGCTGAAAGGTACTACAAAAATGATTCTATTATGGTCTTTAATTCTCCCAGTTTGATTGAGCAGGCGAATGTGAAAATTCCGAATGGACAGATTGTGTATGTTTACAAGCAGGCAGAAAATAATAAACGCTTCTTGGTCGGAAGAAAACCGAACATTGATATTGACAGCATCCATTCAAGTTTATACGGTTGGGTAAGTTCCAATGTCATTTCGGCGTGGGGCGAGCGATCTGCTGTAAAAATGAAAAATACTACAGGGGTAAAAGAATCCGCACTGGGCATTCATGAGGGAGCTCCCGGGATGCCTGACAGCGAGAACAAAACGGCTGTCCTGCTGACTGATGTTAATAAAAGGACTCCTCTTGAAAATATTTTCCCGGTAACTTTGGCTCTCAATGAAAAAGAAATACCAGATTCTAAAACGAAATATTTTACGAATATTTTAGATTACAGTAAAAATTACGTGTTCAATGTTTTAGGAGAACCGATCTATTTTGATCGTTATCGCGAAATTACAGAGAAAGATAAACACATCAATATTGTTTTCACATTAGATATCAGTGCTCCGAATGCTCCATATGCGCCTATTGTAAAGTCTTTGTTACAGGATTTGCAGCTTAGATTTGAAAAGCCTTCTTACTTTAATCAGGTAAAATATGGGGTAGTTTTATATAAAAATAATTCTTGTGGAGATAATGTTGCCGTTTCTCCTTTAAACTCAGATTATAGCAAGATCACAACGTTTATCGATCAGAAAACAAATGAGATGAACTGCCCAAGCAATAACGGATATCAGCCGGTAAATGAAGGTTTGATGGCGGCAGGAAATCTTCTTTCCAATTTTCCTGATGAAACCAATATCGTGATCGGAGTAGGTACTTCTGCCAACCAAAGCGGAAATATGTATGGCGTGATCAACTCGCTTACTCAGGCTCAGGCAAGATTAATTATGTTCCAGACAAGCGCAAGATCATCAGATACTTATAATGATTTTGTATTGATGGCTGAAAATGTAGTAACGAATACAGCGAAAAATATTGCTGAACTAAAAAAGCAGAAAATTATTAATCAGAATGATGTTTTAACTAAAAATAATTTTAGTTTAAAAGAAGGTGAAACAGGTTTCTTCTCATTAGATTATCCGAAACAAAGTATGTCTCAAGGGTTTGTGATCTTTCCTAAAAAAGGAGATATTGCTACACCGGGATTCCTGAAAAAGTCGGTTGACAGCTTGATTGCTCAGGTAACTTTAGATAATTCAACGATTGATAAATCGCTGAATGATTATTTCCACTCTTCAGTTGGAGCTGGGAAAACGGATGTTGATATCAAGTACAAATATCTGTATCCGGGTCTTACCAATCCGGTTCCGGCGGGAATTGCTGCTCAGCTGATTAATTACGGAAGTCCGTTTTTGGTGAAAGGTTATATTCCAAAAGATCTGAAAGAGTATAAACCTGGTTTGGAAAAAGGTATTTTGATTTCAGAAACCGAATACGATAATTTGAAAGCTTTTTATACGGAAGTGTATGAAAATACAGGAGCCGGAAGAACAGATTTCAGCCAGTCGAGAGCAATCAGAGAATATATTAAACTGTTGAAAAAGTATAATCCTACCCTGAAATTTATGGATAAAGGTGAATTGTACAAGCAGCCAATGGCTTACACAGTAGGAGTAAGCACAGGATTTGATAATTCTGAAGAAGAATTGATGGCAAAATACAATTTGAAAGGCTGGAAAAAATCAGACATCATTACCAATGAAACAGTGAAAACATACTTTGCAAGCTATAAAAATCTTGCCGAAAGAATGCTTACCCACAGAAATGACCCAGCCGTGAAAATCAAACAGAACGGACAGGAATTTTACTGGTTGAATGAATACTTCATGCCGACCATGATGCCGGTAGAAGCCCCCGAATATACTAAGCATTAA
- a CDS encoding type VI secretion system Vgr family protein, whose translation MLTTPENRQGTSFRPTQNADGVSDHHHTGINRLVKLSLVIEGQVIRYYKHFKLTQSTKRHHQFSLILAHDALGDRQSHTLDEANKFLGKRLTAVISYKDIENSPERTFVGVITGVGFSQEKMSLGNIVLSGYSPTILLDGAPHIQSFGGGQPVNMGIIADDIIKQGLDTSRFDVRIDTNDYSQIIYSSQYNESHYNYLGRMAEAYGEQFYYDGEVLHFGKLPVQNKPIKLIYGSNAHDIHVELKAVHTKPQFYGYNSSKNEKLSASETPVQHVGDLAKAAYSHNDKIYKTPALQIAPIKASTHLDVEYSQKSASGSEAMNVFSISGNTTVPFLHPGCVADVQMRKLDSNESSYFTKIMITETTHEIDTIGHYSGSFEGIASDTGFLPKPEFSLPKAEPQIATVISNTDPEGQGRVQVRFDWQTNDTTHFIRMMSPDAGGTDQITQNRGYVAIPEVGDQVMVNFVHSHPDRPFVMGGMFHGGIGLGGGAGNRVKSIQTRSGHRVIFTEDESIIITDKSGNEIHLDTTGSNINITAPETINIKCKNFNIDVSENMATTVGVNKSNTIGMNNTESVGAMKITSVIGNASTYITGKMTEIIEGDVESEVKKGKTVVNADQGIETVSNASITKHAQNEVQNNSGQKSKNY comes from the coding sequence ATGTTAACGACACCTGAAAACAGACAGGGAACAAGCTTTCGTCCTACTCAGAACGCAGATGGCGTATCAGATCATCATCATACCGGAATCAATCGTCTCGTCAAGCTGTCTTTGGTTATCGAGGGGCAGGTCATCAGGTACTACAAGCATTTTAAGCTTACGCAAAGTACAAAACGTCATCATCAGTTCAGCCTCATACTGGCTCATGATGCTCTGGGCGACCGGCAGAGCCATACACTGGATGAAGCCAATAAATTTCTAGGCAAAAGACTCACTGCCGTTATTTCTTATAAAGATATCGAGAACAGCCCCGAAAGGACATTCGTTGGAGTAATCACAGGTGTGGGGTTCAGTCAGGAAAAAATGAGCCTTGGAAATATTGTTCTTTCCGGCTACAGTCCGACTATTTTGCTCGACGGAGCTCCCCATATCCAGAGTTTTGGTGGTGGACAACCCGTAAATATGGGAATTATTGCGGACGATATCATTAAACAAGGTCTTGACACAAGCCGGTTTGATGTCAGGATTGATACTAATGATTATTCTCAGATCATCTACAGCAGTCAATATAACGAAAGCCACTATAATTATCTGGGGAGAATGGCCGAAGCCTATGGCGAACAGTTTTATTATGATGGTGAGGTGCTTCACTTCGGCAAACTTCCTGTTCAGAATAAGCCCATAAAACTAATCTACGGAAGCAATGCACATGACATCCATGTGGAATTGAAAGCTGTTCATACAAAACCTCAGTTTTATGGATATAACAGCAGCAAAAACGAAAAACTCAGCGCTTCCGAAACTCCGGTACAGCATGTTGGAGATTTGGCTAAAGCAGCATATTCACATAATGATAAAATTTATAAAACTCCTGCGCTTCAGATCGCTCCGATAAAGGCATCTACCCATCTCGATGTGGAATATTCCCAAAAAAGTGCTTCAGGAAGCGAAGCAATGAATGTTTTTTCAATCTCAGGGAATACAACGGTTCCGTTTTTGCACCCAGGCTGTGTTGCAGATGTTCAGATGAGAAAACTAGACAGTAATGAGTCTTCGTATTTTACCAAGATCATGATCACGGAAACCACCCATGAAATAGATACCATAGGACATTATTCTGGAAGTTTTGAAGGCATTGCCTCAGACACCGGATTTTTACCTAAACCTGAATTTTCCTTACCCAAAGCTGAGCCTCAAATCGCCACAGTGATTTCAAATACCGATCCGGAAGGACAGGGAAGAGTTCAGGTGAGATTCGACTGGCAAACCAATGATACAACCCATTTTATCCGAATGATGAGTCCTGATGCAGGAGGAACGGATCAGATTACTCAAAACAGAGGATACGTTGCCATTCCGGAAGTCGGAGATCAGGTGATGGTGAATTTTGTGCACAGCCATCCCGACAGACCTTTTGTCATGGGCGGAATGTTTCACGGAGGAATTGGTTTGGGCGGCGGCGCGGGCAATCGTGTGAAGTCTATTCAGACAAGAAGCGGTCACCGTGTTATTTTTACGGAAGATGAAAGTATTATTATTACCGATAAATCCGGCAATGAAATCCATCTTGATACTACCGGAAGCAATATTAATATTACGGCGCCGGAAACGATTAATATAAAATGTAAAAATTTTAATATTGATGTCAGTGAAAATATGGCGACAACAGTAGGTGTCAACAAATCTAATACAATTGGTATGAATAATACTGAAAGTGTTGGAGCCATGAAAATTACCTCGGTTATAGGAAATGCCAGTACCTATATTACAGGAAAAATGACGGAAATTATTGAAGGTGATGTGGAAAGTGAAGTAAAGAAAGGAAAAACTGTGGTAAATGCAGATCAAGGCATAGAGACGGTTTCCAATGCTTCAATTACCAAGCATGCACAAAATGAAGTGCAGAATAATAGCGGACAAAAAAGTAAAAACTATTAA
- the tssD gene encoding type VI secretion system tube protein TssD yields the protein MAANSRGILKFNGGEGQKLLKLNYSVSRSTDVSGRVASDPSNAIIKLTVEATEKSDILESLLNGKYKPTQGEITFNKSHEEGTLITLNWENGYVIQHEVDFDAVDENSMLISFVISAEKINYGNSAYEGLWPSS from the coding sequence ATGGCAGCAAATTCGAGAGGAATTTTAAAATTCAACGGGGGCGAGGGTCAGAAATTATTGAAACTGAACTACAGCGTTTCCAGATCTACAGACGTATCAGGACGTGTGGCATCAGACCCTTCCAATGCAATCATCAAACTTACAGTGGAAGCTACTGAAAAATCAGACATCCTTGAAAGTTTACTAAACGGAAAATATAAGCCAACACAAGGCGAAATCACATTCAACAAATCTCATGAAGAAGGAACGTTGATTACTCTGAACTGGGAAAATGGATATGTGATTCAGCATGAAGTTGATTTCGATGCTGTTGACGAAAACAGTATGTTGATCAGCTTCGTTATCAGTGCAGAAAAAATCAATTATGGTAATTCTGCTTATGAAGGGTTATGGCCATCATCTTAA
- a CDS encoding lytic transglycosylase domain-containing protein — MIPNFRNIVLTLVLLSCSFLMNAQFLAASDTSENSVKKYQRIINANKEIVDFIEYSLAQKGLPRHLRNLALIESHFNRNITSGAGAVGVWQFMTSHANQYGLSEQNRNDLYKSTKTAVVSLTNLYRKYNNWVTVVAAYNCGEGNIAKAMAAAGSSQYHVFSKYLPAETINHVKKYLNACYATGELPAVLSNYNSSRMNTLFLAGPGAKTSNAGLSETEINAGFNLSIIADELDVEVEKLLSWNPGINEELQSKGESTLHLPTDLMPDFLLRKNKILSRSVKEGIK, encoded by the coding sequence ATGATACCAAATTTCAGAAATATTGTACTAACGCTGGTTCTACTCTCGTGTTCATTTCTTATGAATGCGCAGTTTCTTGCAGCTTCGGATACTTCCGAAAACAGTGTGAAAAAATATCAGAGGATCATTAACGCCAATAAAGAAATTGTAGATTTTATTGAATATTCTCTTGCTCAAAAAGGCTTACCAAGGCATTTGAGAAATCTGGCTTTAATAGAATCTCATTTCAACAGAAATATAACTTCAGGAGCCGGTGCGGTGGGCGTGTGGCAGTTTATGACCTCTCATGCCAATCAGTACGGACTTTCGGAGCAAAACCGAAATGACCTGTATAAAAGTACTAAAACGGCTGTCGTCTCCCTCACGAATCTCTACAGGAAATATAACAACTGGGTGACCGTGGTGGCAGCTTATAATTGTGGAGAAGGAAATATCGCCAAAGCTATGGCTGCAGCAGGGTCTTCTCAATATCATGTTTTTTCTAAATATCTGCCGGCAGAAACAATTAATCATGTGAAGAAATACCTCAATGCATGCTATGCAACCGGAGAATTACCAGCAGTTCTCAGTAATTACAATTCATCGAGAATGAATACTTTATTCTTAGCTGGTCCGGGAGCGAAAACAAGCAATGCAGGTCTTTCAGAAACGGAGATCAATGCAGGATTTAATCTGAGTATTATCGCCGATGAACTGGATGTGGAAGTTGAAAAATTACTTTCCTGGAATCCAGGAATCAATGAAGAACTCCAGAGCAAAGGAGAAAGTACATTGCATCTGCCAACAGACCTGATGCCCGACTTTTTATTAAGGAAAAATAAGATTCTTTCGAGATCGGTCAAAGAAGGAATTAAATAA